One part of the Acinetobacter sp. XS-4 genome encodes these proteins:
- a CDS encoding serine hydrolase domain-containing protein, which produces MKIFSTNTCPVPDNIEQVIRHQDEVAAEQGGMTEHQIHKIWNSIEALYKTGNYPLITFCLRRQGKILLNRSIGYAQGNSPAGLQENALIATPDTPVCLFSASKMITAMLIHLLDEKGEINLLDPVSYYIPEYGVNGKRRATIFHLLAHRGGIPYIDGDVTPELLFDKDEILKRLYAAKPVSPAGNHLAYHAVTAGYILGEVIERVTGQDLREFVHQTIEKPMGMPYFNYGLKPEYRSEVALNCATGLHPRLGTDHYLNHVLGGGLQLAVDVTNDNRFMDTICPAGNIYTSAEQAGRFFEMLLSGGSYGGQQIFSEKTIFRATLPTTGVNIDRTLLIPMRYALGPMLGSNPVGLFGPMTGQAFGHLGFSNILCWADPERDISVSLLTTGKSVVGTHLPALANVLYQISTQCPRIPRDQRRSLFGSDSHETDLV; this is translated from the coding sequence GTGAAAATTTTTTCAACCAACACTTGTCCAGTACCGGACAATATTGAGCAAGTTATTCGTCATCAAGATGAAGTTGCTGCTGAACAGGGTGGAATGACTGAACATCAGATTCACAAAATCTGGAACAGTATAGAAGCACTATATAAAACTGGAAATTATCCACTGATTACCTTCTGCTTACGTAGACAAGGTAAAATTTTGCTAAACAGAAGCATTGGATATGCTCAAGGGAACTCTCCGGCAGGACTACAAGAGAATGCCTTAATTGCGACCCCAGATACGCCCGTTTGTTTGTTTTCAGCATCGAAGATGATTACTGCTATGTTAATTCATCTATTAGATGAAAAAGGCGAAATAAATTTGCTTGATCCTGTGAGCTACTATATTCCCGAATATGGTGTTAACGGCAAGCGCCGTGCGACTATCTTTCATTTATTAGCACATCGTGGCGGTATTCCCTATATTGATGGCGATGTCACACCCGAACTATTATTTGATAAAGATGAAATTTTAAAACGTTTATATGCTGCCAAACCTGTATCTCCTGCTGGTAACCATCTTGCCTATCATGCTGTGACGGCGGGTTATATTTTAGGAGAAGTAATTGAACGTGTGACGGGACAAGATTTACGTGAATTTGTACATCAAACTATCGAAAAACCGATGGGAATGCCTTATTTCAATTATGGTTTAAAGCCAGAGTACCGCTCAGAGGTTGCCTTAAATTGTGCAACGGGTCTACACCCTCGCCTTGGCACCGATCACTACCTCAACCATGTATTAGGTGGAGGGTTGCAACTTGCAGTTGATGTGACTAACGACAACCGCTTTATGGACACAATTTGCCCTGCTGGCAATATCTATACCAGTGCAGAACAAGCTGGACGTTTCTTTGAAATGCTTTTAAGTGGGGGAAGCTATGGCGGTCAGCAAATCTTCAGTGAGAAAACGATTTTTAGAGCAACTCTACCAACCACAGGCGTTAACATTGATCGTACTTTATTAATTCCAATGCGCTATGCATTAGGTCCAATGTTAGGCAGCAATCCAGTTGGTTTATTTGGCCCAATGACGGGGCAAGCTTTTGGCCATTTAGGGTTCTCCAATATTTTATGTTGGGCCGACCCTGAAAGAGATATTAGCGTTTCACTATTAACAACAGGAAAATCTGTCGTGGGAACACACCTTCCTGCTTTAGCCAACGTGCTTTATCAAATTTCAACTCAATGTCCACGTATTCCTAGAGATCAACGCCGATCTTTGTTTGGTAGCGACTCTCATGAAACTGACTTAGTGTAA
- the rpsO gene encoding 30S ribosomal protein S15, giving the protein MALTNADRAEIIAKFARAENDTGSPEVQVALLTAQINDLQGHFKAHKHDHHSRRGLIRMVNQRRKLLDYLNGKDHGRYTALIGALGLRR; this is encoded by the coding sequence ATGGCTTTAACTAATGCAGACCGCGCAGAGATCATTGCTAAATTTGCTCGCGCTGAAAATGACACTGGTTCACCAGAAGTACAAGTAGCTTTATTGACTGCTCAAATCAATGATTTACAAGGTCACTTTAAAGCTCACAAACACGACCATCACAGCCGTCGTGGTTTGATCCGTATGGTTAACCAACGTCGTAAATTGCTCGACTACTTAAATGGTAAAGACCACGGTCGTTACACTGCTTTGATCGGTGCTTTAGGTTTACGTCGTTAA
- a CDS encoding LysE family translocator — translation MNYFDYFLFIFSVVIMIATPGPVMILVASAGLKGGYKKALETIFGTNLASLVLIFISVLVLKGVLSVNDSYLNIIRILGCLYIGYLGFSILKEVIQAPHPEAIQTVSAQNGGFKKGFLVGISNPKDIIFFSAFFPQFVSITPQLNLSLTILTLTWIVLDFLTLSLVYIFFRRLSNSHLYPKILGLCGLLLLLIALYGLYQSFI, via the coding sequence ATGAATTATTTTGATTATTTTCTCTTTATTTTTAGTGTAGTTATCATGATTGCGACCCCAGGTCCTGTCATGATTTTAGTTGCAAGCGCTGGACTTAAAGGAGGGTATAAAAAAGCCCTTGAAACCATTTTTGGGACAAATTTAGCATCTCTTGTCTTAATTTTTATTTCAGTACTCGTTTTAAAAGGAGTACTGAGTGTTAACGATAGTTATCTTAATATCATTCGTATTTTAGGCTGTCTATATATTGGTTATTTAGGTTTCAGCATTCTCAAAGAAGTCATTCAGGCACCTCACCCAGAAGCAATACAGACAGTTTCAGCACAAAATGGAGGCTTTAAAAAAGGCTTCCTTGTCGGTATTTCAAACCCGAAAGATATTATTTTTTTCTCGGCTTTCTTTCCGCAATTTGTCTCTATTACACCTCAATTAAATTTAAGTCTAACCATACTGACCCTGACATGGATTGTTTTAGACTTCCTTACTTTATCTCTGGTTTATATATTCTTCCGCCGCCTTTCTAACAGTCATTTATATCCAAAAATATTAGGCCTATGCGGTTTATTACTTTTACTTATTGCCCTTTACGGCTTATATCAAAGTTTCATCTAA
- a CDS encoding monovalent cation:proton antiporter-2 (CPA2) family protein: protein MSFLLQATIFLGASLILVPLGKRLGIATVLGYLFTGILLGPSVLNIAHDPEAIMELAEFGVILLMFLIGLELRPQRLWEMRDSIFVMGSLQVLISGGVLMLIILLLFKQQLSVSFVIGFALALSSTAFVLQLLTEKQQLNTTYGQQSFSILLFQDIAAIPLLAIIPLLAGTESTHHGIAYFAAIIATFTGLFLFSRYVMRPFFRFVAKSGATELITAVGLFIILAVVLLMDTLGISTTLGAFLTGVLLADSEFRHEVEASIAPFKGLLLGLFFMTVGMTTQLSLLIEMPWLIIGGAVGLLLIKTLILTAIARYKKYSWNNSLLLGTCLAQGGEFAFVILSLAKSEKILTQALLEPVTLIVTLSMVLTPVIYWIMATQVIPLFNKERPPEYDEIPQQDNPIIIAGFGRFGQIIARIARLQHLGFTAIDNNLHQVDFVRRYGGKLYYGDVTQPDLLRSAGIEKAKVFILAIDDVEDSMNVARHLRLNYPNLKLLARARDRHHVHLLRDLGVEYIWRETYLSSLGMAYRALRELGISDEQAYNNIEIFRDYDEKLLIQQQSIYTDEQKIFETHRNALAELEHLFESDAQQQATSKHDVNLKRHLQPNRIDITRDHLE from the coding sequence ATGTCATTCCTACTGCAAGCAACAATCTTTCTTGGAGCTTCTCTGATTTTAGTCCCTCTTGGCAAACGCCTAGGGATAGCAACAGTTTTAGGTTATTTATTTACAGGAATACTTCTAGGTCCTAGTGTTTTAAATATTGCACATGACCCTGAAGCAATTATGGAACTTGCCGAATTCGGTGTCATTTTATTGATGTTCCTGATTGGTTTAGAACTAAGGCCACAGCGGTTGTGGGAAATGCGTGACTCTATTTTTGTAATGGGAAGTCTGCAAGTCCTCATTAGCGGTGGCGTACTTATGCTAATCATACTATTACTCTTTAAGCAGCAGCTTTCTGTTAGCTTTGTCATTGGTTTTGCCCTTGCGCTGTCTTCTACCGCTTTTGTATTACAACTTCTGACTGAAAAGCAGCAACTCAACACGACTTATGGTCAGCAGTCTTTTTCAATTTTGCTCTTTCAAGATATAGCGGCGATTCCCTTACTTGCCATCATTCCATTATTGGCAGGAACAGAATCAACCCATCACGGGATCGCTTATTTTGCAGCTATTATTGCAACCTTTACGGGCTTGTTTTTGTTTAGTCGCTATGTGATGCGTCCATTCTTCCGTTTTGTTGCCAAAAGTGGCGCGACTGAGCTTATTACAGCAGTAGGATTATTTATTATTCTTGCTGTTGTCTTGCTTATGGATACCTTAGGAATTAGCACTACATTAGGCGCGTTCCTCACAGGTGTATTATTAGCAGATTCAGAATTTCGTCACGAAGTTGAAGCGAGTATTGCACCGTTTAAAGGTCTACTACTTGGCTTATTCTTTATGACCGTGGGTATGACTACCCAACTGTCCCTACTCATTGAAATGCCTTGGCTTATTATTGGTGGAGCAGTCGGCTTATTACTCATCAAAACACTAATATTGACTGCCATTGCACGCTATAAAAAATACAGTTGGAACAATAGTTTGCTTTTGGGTACTTGCTTAGCACAAGGCGGAGAATTTGCTTTTGTAATTTTGAGTCTTGCAAAAAGTGAGAAAATTTTAACTCAAGCTCTACTAGAGCCAGTGACCCTTATTGTGACCTTGTCGATGGTACTTACCCCAGTGATTTACTGGATTATGGCAACTCAGGTCATTCCTCTGTTTAATAAAGAACGTCCACCTGAGTACGATGAAATTCCTCAGCAAGATAACCCAATTATCATTGCCGGTTTTGGTCGATTTGGACAAATTATTGCGCGTATTGCCCGCCTGCAACATTTGGGCTTTACCGCAATCGACAACAATCTTCATCAAGTGGACTTTGTGCGACGATACGGCGGTAAACTTTATTATGGTGATGTGACCCAACCAGATTTACTGCGTTCTGCAGGTATTGAAAAAGCCAAAGTATTTATTTTAGCGATTGATGATGTTGAAGATTCAATGAATGTCGCTCGCCATCTCAGATTAAATTATCCAAACTTAAAGCTGTTGGCTCGTGCTCGGGACCGTCACCATGTACATCTTTTAAGAGATTTAGGCGTGGAATACATTTGGCGTGAGACGTATTTATCCTCATTAGGTATGGCTTATCGTGCCTTGCGAGAACTCGGTATCTCTGATGAACAAGCCTATAACAATATCGAAATCTTTCGAGATTATGATGAGAAATTGCTCATACAGCAGCAAAGTATTTATACTGATGAACAGAAGATCTTTGAAACACATCGTAATGCCTTAGCCGAACTTGAGCATTTGTTTGAAAGTGATGCTCAGCAACAGGCCACATCAAAACACGATGTGAATTTAAAGCGTCATTTACAACCAAATCGCATCGACATTACACGAGATCATCTAGAATAA
- a CDS encoding magnesium transporter CorA family protein: MQVYYFYRHQSDGYVFLSREQHSEHVLEFFWIDSVRTDVVNHNEEWQQEIQKLSGVVINEFHMRDIANIEHPCAFDTLEEYDLLIFKKLVTPDDEIKHAESQDSVFGLATTPISFILTPDVLISVREQGNKSIENYIQRLENILCKTLEEQNKTRKLPNSPVDLSLRLLNSMVDGYLDIRSPLTRRVEHWQQQLLQGNRRFKQWHQLFHENMAFQQVENLCEEQIETLQEFRDEIVENYHHVVGGHIRNSQDILLVRLNDLMSHVERIQKHTLRLRSAIQSAIDLHFSAIANQTNENMRILAIITAVFAPLTLLTGIYGMNFEFIPGLKSPVGFWIMLGAMLISTIFLLYYFYRQHLVGRGEKSVIDLLAQQHRQDRMNLFWFLEYEPIKQTVKELEKITRLK; this comes from the coding sequence ATGCAGGTTTATTACTTTTATCGCCATCAAAGCGACGGCTATGTTTTTTTAAGCCGCGAACAGCATAGTGAACATGTTCTGGAGTTTTTCTGGATTGATAGTGTCAGAACGGATGTGGTTAACCATAACGAAGAATGGCAACAAGAGATTCAAAAGCTTTCAGGTGTGGTTATTAATGAGTTTCATATGCGGGATATTGCCAATATTGAACATCCCTGTGCATTTGATACGCTTGAAGAATATGACTTATTAATTTTTAAGAAATTGGTCACACCTGACGATGAAATTAAACATGCAGAATCACAAGATAGTGTTTTTGGTTTAGCGACGACACCCATTAGTTTTATTTTGACGCCTGATGTGCTGATTAGTGTGCGCGAGCAGGGGAATAAGTCGATTGAAAACTATATTCAACGTCTCGAAAATATTTTATGTAAAACGTTAGAAGAACAAAACAAAACCCGTAAATTACCGAATTCTCCCGTCGATTTATCATTACGTCTGTTAAATAGTATGGTTGATGGTTACCTTGATATCCGCTCGCCATTGACGAGAAGAGTCGAGCATTGGCAACAGCAATTGTTACAGGGTAATCGCCGTTTTAAACAGTGGCACCAACTATTCCATGAAAATATGGCCTTTCAACAGGTCGAAAATTTATGCGAAGAACAAATCGAAACCCTTCAAGAATTTCGGGATGAAATTGTAGAAAATTACCATCATGTCGTTGGTGGTCACATCCGTAATTCTCAAGATATTTTACTGGTTCGTTTAAATGATTTAATGAGTCATGTTGAACGTATTCAGAAACATACTTTGCGGTTACGCAGCGCAATTCAGTCGGCTATTGATTTACATTTTTCTGCTATTGCGAACCAAACCAATGAAAACATGCGGATTCTCGCAATTATCACGGCAGTCTTTGCACCGCTTACCCTTTTAACGGGCATTTATGGAATGAATTTTGAGTTTATTCCTGGTCTTAAATCACCCGTTGGTTTCTGGATTATGCTGGGTGCTATGCTCATTAGTACGATTTTTCTGTTGTACTATTTTTATCGACAGCATTTGGTTGGACGTGGTGAAAAAAGTGTCATTGATTTGTTAGCTCAGCAGCATCGTCAAGATCGGATGAATTTATTTTGGTTTTTGGAATATGAACCGATTAAACAGACTGTGAAGGAATTAGAGAAAATTACTCGGTTAAAATAA
- a CDS encoding DnaJ C-terminal domain-containing protein, whose product MAKNYYEELGVTRKASADEIKKAYRKLARKYHPDISKEKDAEEKMQAINVAYDTLSNAEKKAEYDQMLDHPQGFNNFGQGAAQGGFDGAQFYRQGFTGGEQADFSSFEDLFGRFGAGFGGGQQQYQRQQRSYRGEDQHASIEVDLDIAYQGSTQQITLQIPTVNAYGEPEVQRKTLQVKIPKGMKEGQQIRLTGQGQSGINGGANGDLYIEIQYKDTDRVHVEGSDVYLTVDVAPWEAALGQGIEVKTPAGPLNVNLPHNAKQGQQLRLKDKGIPNKTPGHLYLILNIVFPPAHSEKEKQAYQQLAEAFASFEPRSSH is encoded by the coding sequence ATGGCAAAAAATTATTATGAAGAATTAGGGGTTACACGCAAAGCCTCTGCTGATGAAATTAAAAAAGCTTATCGAAAATTAGCTCGTAAATATCATCCTGACATCAGCAAAGAAAAAGATGCAGAAGAAAAGATGCAGGCAATTAATGTTGCCTATGACACGTTAAGCAATGCCGAAAAAAAAGCTGAATATGACCAGATGTTAGATCACCCTCAAGGTTTTAATAACTTTGGTCAGGGCGCTGCACAAGGCGGTTTTGATGGAGCACAGTTTTATCGCCAAGGTTTTACAGGTGGTGAGCAAGCAGACTTTAGTAGTTTTGAAGATTTATTTGGTCGCTTTGGTGCAGGATTTGGTGGTGGTCAGCAGCAATACCAAAGACAACAGCGTAGTTATCGTGGTGAAGACCAGCATGCCAGCATAGAGGTCGATCTTGATATTGCCTATCAGGGATCAACGCAACAGATTACCCTACAAATTCCGACTGTGAATGCTTATGGCGAGCCTGAAGTTCAACGCAAAACCTTACAAGTCAAAATACCAAAAGGTATGAAAGAAGGTCAGCAAATCCGCTTAACAGGACAAGGGCAAAGTGGTATCAATGGCGGTGCCAACGGCGATCTTTATATTGAAATTCAGTATAAAGACACAGACCGCGTTCATGTTGAAGGCAGTGATGTCTATTTGACTGTAGATGTAGCACCGTGGGAAGCAGCCTTAGGTCAAGGTATTGAAGTAAAAACCCCGGCTGGACCTTTAAACGTCAATTTGCCTCACAACGCAAAACAAGGACAACAGCTACGCTTAAAAGACAAAGGGATACCAAATAAAACGCCAGGCCATCTCTACTTAATTTTAAATATTGTATTCCCACCAGCACATTCTGAAAAAGAAAAACAAGCCTATCAGCAACTGGCTGAAGCCTTCGCTTCATTCGAACCTCGTTCATCTCATTAG
- a CDS encoding Hsp33 family molecular chaperone HslO yields the protein MSDLRQRFYIENFPVRGEVVHLEEALQTILAQRDYMPAVKILLGEMLSATALLASTLKIKGRISLQIQASGTFKWAMAECNHLGEVRALADYETDPRFIEAADSSTVLGALVNPVLFINIEPEFGERYQGIVPLDQVTLAGCLMQYYDLSAQIPTRIVLASTTKRSGGLLIQLLPRHNEEEQKLVDEDLWPRLTMLTETLKAEELTNLDANEILYRLYNEEEVRLPEIEALKFGCTCSKERCAHALIQIGVDAVHETLEEQNPIRMDCQFCNTQYTFTAEEALALFGEHLS from the coding sequence ATGTCTGATTTACGCCAACGCTTTTATATTGAGAACTTTCCGGTTCGTGGGGAAGTAGTTCATCTAGAAGAGGCACTACAAACTATCTTAGCTCAACGTGACTATATGCCTGCAGTTAAAATTCTGCTAGGTGAAATGTTGAGTGCGACTGCATTACTTGCAAGTACACTAAAAATCAAAGGCCGTATCAGCTTGCAAATCCAGGCTAGCGGCACCTTTAAGTGGGCAATGGCTGAATGTAATCATTTAGGTGAAGTTCGTGCTCTAGCGGATTACGAAACGGATCCACGCTTCATTGAAGCAGCAGATAGCAGCACAGTTCTCGGCGCTTTGGTTAATCCAGTTTTATTTATTAATATTGAACCGGAATTTGGCGAGCGTTATCAAGGGATCGTGCCGCTTGACCAAGTCACCTTAGCAGGTTGCCTGATGCAGTATTACGATTTGTCTGCACAAATTCCAACTCGCATTGTGTTAGCAAGTACGACCAAACGCTCTGGTGGTTTACTCATTCAGCTTTTGCCACGCCACAATGAAGAAGAGCAAAAATTAGTCGATGAAGATTTATGGCCACGCTTGACCATGTTGACTGAAACATTAAAAGCTGAAGAGCTCACCAATTTAGATGCAAACGAAATCTTATATCGTTTATATAACGAAGAAGAAGTTCGTTTACCAGAAATTGAAGCACTAAAATTTGGCTGTACATGTTCAAAAGAACGCTGTGCACATGCGCTGATTCAAATTGGTGTAGACGCTGTGCATGAAACGCTAGAGGAACAGAACCCGATTCGTATGGATTGCCAGTTCTGTAATACTCAATACACCTTTACTGCTGAAGAAGCTTTAGCATTATTTGGTGAACATTTAAGTTAA
- a CDS encoding chaperone modulator CbpM, producing the protein MTTIHYREIVYDGHTFSAEVVDEQSTFDLQQFAQACGQSPDWIIQLIEYDILSVDNTPEAHQFMGEDVARARKAYRLQRDFDASLAAVAVMLDLIDEVQQLRKQLKHFH; encoded by the coding sequence ATGACAACCATTCATTATCGAGAAATTGTATATGACGGCCATACCTTTAGTGCGGAGGTCGTTGATGAACAATCTACATTTGATCTACAACAATTTGCTCAAGCTTGTGGTCAAAGCCCTGACTGGATTATTCAGTTAATTGAATATGACATTTTATCAGTCGACAATACACCTGAAGCACATCAATTTATGGGTGAAGATGTTGCCCGTGCTCGTAAAGCTTATCGTCTGCAACGTGACTTTGACGCAAGTTTGGCAGCAGTTGCGGTGATGTTAGATTTGATTGATGAAGTACAACAACTTAGAAAACAGTTGAAGCATTTTCATTAG
- the pnp gene encoding polyribonucleotide nucleotidyltransferase has product MFNIVRKEFQFGQHQVVLETGRVARQANTVLVTMGGVTVLVAVVAQPKAKAGQDFFPLTVNYQEKQYAAGRIPGGYGKREGRASEAETLISRLIDRPIRPLFPEGYFNEIQVTATVVSSDKTMDADIAAMLGTSAALSIAGTPFRGPIGGARVGLINGEYVLNPNFEQLKESDLDLVVAGTESAVLMVESEAKELSEDQMLGAVLFGHDEMQIAVQAIKEFAAAAGAVESTWVAPSKNEALLEQLKAAFEAKISEAYTIAVKQDRYAALDALYAEAVAKFVPENDETGIADEVNELFEDLKYRTVRDNILSGKPRIDGRDTKTVRGIDVQVGVLDRAHGSALFTRGETQALVTTTLGNTRDALMVDTLSGTKTDNFMLHYNFPAYSVGETGRESGPKRREIGHGRLARRGVQAVLPAADRFPYVIRIVSDITESNGSSSMASVCGASLSLMDAGVPLKAPVAGIAMGLVKEGERFAVLSDILGDEDHLGDMDFKVAGSENGITALQMDIKIEGITEEIMEVALNQAFAGRMHILNEMNKVISRARSEISAHAPTFEVININPDKIRDVIGKGGATIRAITEETKAAIDIEDNGTVRVFGETKAAARAAIAKIQALTAEVEPGKIYDGKVIRIVEFGAFVNIMPGTDGLLHISQISNERIANVTDVLKEGQEVKVQVADVDNRGRIKLTMKDIEQA; this is encoded by the coding sequence ATGTTTAATATCGTTCGTAAAGAATTCCAATTCGGTCAACATCAAGTCGTTTTAGAAACGGGTCGCGTTGCACGTCAAGCAAATACAGTTTTAGTTACAATGGGCGGCGTAACTGTTTTAGTTGCAGTTGTTGCTCAACCTAAAGCAAAAGCGGGTCAAGACTTCTTCCCGTTAACAGTTAACTATCAAGAAAAACAATATGCTGCGGGTCGTATCCCTGGTGGTTACGGTAAGCGTGAAGGCCGTGCTTCTGAAGCTGAAACTTTAATTTCACGTCTTATTGACCGTCCAATTCGTCCATTGTTCCCAGAAGGTTACTTCAACGAAATCCAAGTAACAGCAACGGTTGTTTCTTCTGACAAAACTATGGATGCTGATATTGCAGCAATGCTTGGTACATCAGCAGCATTGTCTATTGCTGGTACTCCTTTCCGTGGTCCAATTGGTGGCGCACGTGTTGGTTTAATCAACGGTGAATATGTTCTTAACCCGAACTTTGAACAGTTGAAAGAAAGTGATCTTGATCTTGTGGTTGCGGGTACTGAATCTGCGGTACTGATGGTTGAATCTGAAGCTAAAGAGCTTTCAGAAGACCAAATGTTAGGTGCTGTACTTTTCGGTCATGACGAAATGCAAATTGCTGTTCAAGCAATTAAAGAATTTGCTGCTGCTGCCGGTGCAGTTGAATCAACTTGGGTTGCTCCAAGCAAAAATGAAGCTCTTCTTGAGCAATTAAAAGCAGCTTTCGAAGCTAAAATTTCTGAAGCATATACGATTGCGGTTAAACAAGATCGTTATGCAGCACTTGATGCACTTTATGCAGAAGCTGTAGCTAAGTTCGTTCCTGAAAATGACGAAACTGGTATTGCTGACGAAGTAAACGAATTATTTGAAGACCTTAAATACCGTACAGTACGTGACAACATCTTGTCAGGTAAACCACGTATTGATGGCCGTGATACTAAAACTGTTCGTGGTATCGACGTTCAAGTTGGTGTATTAGACCGCGCTCACGGTTCTGCATTATTTACACGTGGTGAAACTCAAGCGTTGGTAACAACAACTTTGGGTAATACTCGTGATGCATTAATGGTTGATACATTGTCAGGTACTAAAACTGACAACTTCATGTTGCACTACAACTTCCCTGCATACTCTGTAGGTGAAACTGGTCGTGAATCTGGTCCTAAACGTCGTGAAATTGGTCATGGTCGTTTGGCGCGTCGTGGTGTTCAAGCAGTTCTTCCTGCTGCTGACCGCTTCCCGTATGTGATTCGTATTGTATCTGACATTACTGAATCTAACGGTTCATCTTCAATGGCTTCTGTATGTGGTGCGTCATTATCACTTATGGATGCGGGTGTTCCACTTAAAGCACCAGTTGCTGGTATCGCAATGGGCTTAGTGAAAGAAGGTGAGCGTTTTGCAGTACTTTCTGACATCTTAGGTGATGAAGATCACTTAGGTGACATGGACTTTAAAGTAGCAGGTTCTGAAAACGGTATTACTGCACTTCAAATGGACATCAAGATTGAAGGTATTACTGAAGAAATTATGGAAGTTGCATTAAACCAAGCATTTGCTGGTCGTATGCACATCCTTAATGAAATGAATAAAGTAATTTCACGTGCTCGTTCGGAAATCAGTGCTCATGCACCGACATTTGAAGTGATTAACATCAATCCAGACAAAATCCGTGATGTTATTGGTAAAGGTGGCGCAACGATTCGTGCCATTACAGAAGAAACCAAGGCTGCGATTGATATCGAAGACAATGGTACAGTTCGCGTATTTGGTGAAACTAAAGCTGCTGCTCGTGCTGCAATTGCAAAAATTCAAGCACTTACTGCTGAAGTTGAACCAGGTAAGATCTATGACGGTAAAGTAATCCGTATTGTAGAATTCGGTGCGTTTGTAAATATCATGCCGGGTACGGATGGTCTTCTTCACATTTCGCAAATTTCAAATGAACGTATTGCGAACGTAACTGATGTTCTTAAAGAAGGTCAGGAAGTTAAAGTACAAGTTGCTGATGTTGATAATCGTGGTCGTATTAAATTGACTATGAAAGACATTGAACAAGCATAA